Proteins from a single region of Diaphorobacter limosus:
- a CDS encoding FlgO family outer membrane protein → MKRRAALAAAVLACACALQGCAQYYYGDRSAVAPVDLVASNHGAADALLEQVALNAEQPVLVSTVVQLDRLGESSRLGRLISEQLAGRLARRGLRVTELRLRETLALRPRQGELLLSREVGEVSQAQAAQAVLVGTYAAASQAVYVSLKLVSPHGNAVLAAHDYALPMDGNVRGLLVGEY, encoded by the coding sequence ATGAAACGCCGTGCGGCCCTGGCTGCCGCTGTGCTGGCATGCGCCTGCGCGTTGCAGGGTTGCGCGCAGTATTACTACGGCGACCGGTCCGCAGTGGCGCCGGTTGACCTGGTGGCCAGCAATCATGGGGCTGCCGATGCCTTGCTGGAGCAGGTGGCGCTGAATGCCGAGCAGCCCGTGCTCGTGTCCACCGTGGTGCAACTCGATCGGCTGGGCGAATCCTCGCGCCTGGGGCGTTTGATCTCCGAGCAGCTGGCCGGCCGCCTGGCCCGGCGCGGCCTGCGCGTGACCGAGCTGCGCCTGCGCGAGACGCTGGCCCTGCGGCCACGCCAGGGTGAGTTGCTGCTCTCGCGCGAGGTGGGCGAGGTCAGCCAGGCGCAGGCCGCCCAGGCCGTGCTGGTGGGAACCTATGCGGCCGCCTCTCAGGCGGTATACGTGAGCCTCAAGCTCGTGAGCCCGCATGGCAATGCCGTGCTGGCGGCGCATGACTATGCGCTGCCCATGGATGGGAATGTGCGCGGTCTGCTGGTCGGGGAATATTGA